The Hordeum vulgare subsp. vulgare chromosome 7H, MorexV3_pseudomolecules_assembly, whole genome shotgun sequence DNA window GGTTGATGCACTGCTCTGCATCTGTGGTTCACATGTCCTTCTTTTGCGTCACCTTTGACTCCTGAGGTTGGGCCCTGCCTTGGAATGTTCGCCACCCTGTAGGGGTCCTGAAGAGCCCCCTTGTGGGTCTTGATgtagttcctcctcgtgaggctcggcccctcacgagggccttctcGAGCCTGTTGATGCTTGGTCGAtggagtgggccaaccctgggccgcagacaggcaagtctgggtacccctgttcccagaacaccgacaaaagcttttactaaacatatagtagaagGAGTGATAAAACCTTATGTTGAGAAACTTGAGCTGGAAGTTTCTATACACAAAAAGTTGCATTATTAATGGGAACCAACTACCAATATAAACCTTAAAGAATATGAATTCAATGCTTTGTATGACCATGGTGCAAATGTTTCAAGCATACCTAAATCTCTATGTGACATCCTTGGTCTGATTGATATATATGAgggttcccttaacttgcatctttcGGATCCTACGAGTAAGAAACCTtcgggtagaataaatgatgtgcttatccttgctaatagaaattatgtgcatgtagatttcactatgcttgatattgaatgcaatccgtcttgtccaataatacttggaataCTTTTCTTCAAACAATAGGTGACATTATGACATccaagagggaaacataaggttccaattcccattaaagaaaggtatggaacacttgttggggaacgtagcatgggcaacaaaaatttcctatgcacacgcaatacttatccatggcgatgatcatctacgagaggggagactgAATCTACATAGCcttctagatcgctaagaggaagcgtatataatgcggttgatctagcagaacatcttcacgattgaaattgcagcccgtcccgcaATGTCATcaagatccgtcccatgaacccatCACAAtctatcccgatctagtgccgaacaaacggcacctccgagttcagcacgcgtacaactcgacactactaggaaaagggctatagataatatagacactaatggcgcaccacacaagtggtgcgccactactatatagcagtgttgcaccatgtgcaggtgcgccattagtgtgacggacactaatggcgcaccacacacacggtGCGCCACTCCTAACAAACTTTTTTTTTCCAAAAGTATTAATGACGCACCGGGGTGGAGTGCGTCATTCCTAGTTTAACTAGCAATGGAGCACCACTCACCcaatgcgccactactataattcttAGCCCAAGCCCAAAGGCACCGATGCGGTTGCCTTCCATTTTTTCCTCCAAATTCCCCACCCCGTCCCGTCCCGTCCCGccgaacagccccaaaccccaagccctaccaacccattgcctcggccgtcgtcgtcgccgccgccgccgtccatgGCGCCCGCCTGTGCTGCCAAGCGCCCCAAGCTCGAGCCCTCCGCCTCGGCCTCCACCTCCGCCGCGCAGCATGAGCATCAGCGGGGCGACGATGACTACGTGTTGGGCAACATCATGGAGATCGAGCTCTGCAACTTCATGACCTACGGCCGCCTCGTCTGCCGCCCCGACCCGCGCCTCAACCTCGTCGTCGGCCCCAACGGTTCCGGCAAGAGCTCCCTCGTCTGCGCCATCGCGCTCGCCCTCGCCACCGACCCCTACATCCTCGGCAGGGCCTCCAGCGTCGGGGCCTTCGTCAAGCGCGGCGAGGAGTCCGGCCATGTCCGCCTCTCCCTCCGCTCCCAGTCACAGGCCAGCGACATCCACATCACCCGCAAGATCGATGCCAACAATAAGTCTGAGTGGCTACTCGACGGTCTCTATTACAAACCCTATATCTATCTATTCTATTCTATTCACATATATACTCTTGCTCAACAACAACTTTTGACAGATTCTTGTTTCTTTCATTCAGGTGCTACTGTCCCAAAGAAGCATATCTTGGACgtcatcaagaagttcaacatccaAATCAACAACCTCACTCAGGTAGGTCTGTGTGTCATGTCATCCTCTCTTCTTCACGGAGTAGGCGACACTGTGTACCTATACCCGAATGACGATTTGTCTCGATTTAGTTCTTGCTGCAAGATCGATTCTGTGAGTTTGCAAAGCTCACCCCCATCCAGCCGCTAGAAGACACGGAGAAAGCTGTGGGCAATCCTAACTTACCTGTTCAGCATCGCCAGCTTATAGAACGGAGCAGGGAGCTGAGGAATATTGAAGTGGTAAACATCAATCCTTCCATGTTTTCCCTGTTCAACATCTGAAGCTTCTCTGGCTTCATCGTACACACTGTCTCTTACATACCAGCTCGATTGACCACCGACCTTGTGTCGAATTTCAGGCTATAAAGCAAAAGGAGCAGACCTTGAACAACCTCAAGGCCCTCAACGCCGAACAAGAAAAAGATGTCCAACGTGTCCGGCAAAGAGATAAGCTCTTCAAGAAGGTCTGTTGTATTGTTTCTCTGTGATGAATGACATCCATATAGTAATTTAATATACCATGACATTCTCATAATACTATTTGTTGGTTCATTTTTCCATAGGCtgagctcatgaagaagaagctcccatgaaaataagtgaatctatgaATTGGAGGATATGTTCTCACCTTCTTAATGCTCACATCCTCTTCCCTTTAATTTGAATGCTACTTAACCAGCTTCCATTGCCAGCAAATTAAAAAGTCTCTGGAGCATTAGACTATTCTGGGTCATTTTATAGTGTTAAATTGATTTAAAGGCAAACCTGACCAAGCAAAACTAAACCATCCGACTATTATGTTAAAAGGTTTTGCACTTTCGATGAGAAATGTTAGAATTTTAGCTTAGTTACTTAGCTtgatgtctttttcgtaggataggTTTGGAGCTTGCGTCTACTTTTCTCTAAGTTGGAGACTTAGCTCCAAACAATTTATAATAATCATCTCACTTATTTATAAATTTAGCATATAATTGTTCTCATTCAATGATATTTTAGCCTCTTCCATATGCCAATTAATTTGGTTATCGGCTGATCCGGGTAAAGGTTTCATTTTTCATTACGCTTTCTATGCTTGGGGCCCTTGTTATtttctgctggaggcatttcaatTAACCTGATTACTATCCCAAACTGTGCAGATGTTCCACAGATGGTCCAACGGTGGATTATGAGAAGAGAATTGCATTAGGAGATCTTGTAGATTGTGATAACTTCCAGATTATTAAATTGGACCTGATCAAAGCTTTTCTTGCATGATTTATTTCACATGTGGTTATTGATATATGGTTTCCATCTTCCCTTAACAGTGTTGACAATGCTCGCATGCACATAAAAAAGATTTTAAATCGGTTGTTGCAGGTGGCGGTGTTCTGGGGGTGCAAGGGTAGCATGGTGCACAACTCCGACTGTTGAAGACACTGCGGCACAACCGCGTCGGTCTGTGTGCACCCCAAGTTCTTGAACACCAACCCGACCTTCCATAAGTGGGCGTTCGGAGGTTTGGCACCCTTGCCTATCCATTCTCTGATTCGGTTTGGTGTGGTGGAGATGTAAGTGTCTGATAGTCTTCAGTTTGTCAGAACAAAGGGTACGAGGTAACTACAAGATGCATTGCTTGCTGGTTTGTTACGATATTTGACCTGATGGGAGATAAGATGAATTACTTGCTGGTTTGGTATGATATTTGGCCTGAGTGGATATAAGATGAATTACTTGCTGGTTTATCTGAATAACTTGGTTGCACTAATACTAAAAACACATGTTATCTGTTTCTTCCTTGCTATTTCTATCTAGGGAAGATTATAATTTGACCATGGAGTATAACTCAAATGCTTCATATTGGAATGTCTGTTGGATAAGAAGGTACAAAAACTAAACGATGTTCTCATGGCTTTTCTTATTTATGTTTAGTGTTCAAGATACTTATGCCACCATGTAAAATATTTATCTAATAACTTCTCTCTTGGTGTGCAGCTATATCTGAACCTCTTGATAATGCAGTAGATGAGCTTTGTAATATCTTCTAACATCTTATATGAACTAGATACTCGCTAATTTAGATTGTGTGATCATACTCAAATGCCTGAAACACGAAGTATTCTGTTGTAagctgaaaatttgtgatgtcacATTCCTGTTTCTCGAAAAACACGCTATACTGCTATCACATgtatttgtttattttgttgtatTTGTGTATAATAACACAATGCTCTGTTGATCAGCGTGTTGGTAACTTCGCTCCCTAACACATGCCTCATCACTGATGGCGGCGACATGGAACATCACTTCTGTGCGATTAGTACTGTAACTTTGAGAACTGAAATTATTATAACCAGTGTTACAAATGTTTGCCGAGGAAAAGTCCTTACAGCAAAAGAAGAACCGGAGGCAGGTTTCCTATCTTGACCAGTATTTCCTTTTGTTCCTAATTGAAGCTCTGAAAAAAAATGAAGTGGCCTAAAATTAAGGACTAATGCTTTTGACATCTGATTTGAGAAAACCGATTTACAGAATATAACTAGAAGGTAGATTGTAGCATTCCCCATTGCTATCTTGTACATAGACAGTTGGCGTCTAGAGTGAAGCCGTCGACGAGCAAGTCGGCGTCTGTGAAGCTTCGCTGGAGCCATTCCAGCTCTTCCAGAGTCACAAGGAGAGCCTGGAGTCAGGGTACGTTCAGTCGAGCACACTCGCTTCTTTCAGAATTTATATATAATCATTAGAAGTTCAGAATGAGTCATAGCAAAGATATGAAGTGGAACAGATTTGTAGGCAGGGAGGCTGAAGAGCCAGGACACCAAGGGTGCTAAGCCATTTGCCATTGAGAGGACAATGGCTGCCATCAGGGACCTCCAGACCAAGCTCAACATCTCCCTCGCCTTCGTTGATGCCGTGTTTCAAGAGGGCTATCGCCATCCACGACGGCGAGCTAATGCAGTAGCTCGTGGAGCTCATCTGAATGTATATGTTTCTGTTATAGTGTGCTCGATCTAATGATGTATCTTATGTTCACAAACAACAAAATGCTCCTGTCGATGCTTGCATGTGATGACATGGCATTTCAGTTTCTTCGTCGCATGATGTTCCAATGTAATAAGTCAATCGAGAATTGCATGTACATGTGCTGCTATCAGATAAAAAATGAAAGTCAAAAAGGTCGTTCATCTACCTGGCACCGCCCATATGCCCCTCAGGCGGCGCGCCCCAACAACtagtattcatactagtggcgcaccactcagtaatttagtggcgcactgcaaaaagcacactagtggcgcatcatcaACTAGtgagccattagtaagccagagcacatgggtaaatatggccccctaggaggcatactaatggcgcaccatgggttatactaatggcgcactacctggtgagCCATTAGTATTTCAGATACTAATagcgcacctgtggtgcgccattagtaaaaaattctaatggcgtgatgctagtggcgcacctgtagtgcacCATTAATAGccgaaataggtgcgccactagcaggccttttcctagtagtgcgatgacgatccccgccttcttgatcaagcaagaggggaggagaggtagatgagttctccagcacgacggcgtggtggtggtggtgatgaactaatccagcagggcttcgcctaagcaccgccgaactagactagaggagaaaccgatctagatgaagtagagggaccacgtggcaattagggttcggTCTGCATCTAATtcctttagtatatataggaggaagggaggggaggaggcggcctcaaaccctcaaggtttggccgaaattggaggtggaggagtcctactccaatcctactaggagtaggattcctcctctccacttggaaaccctttccactcaaacctcatgggccttagtaggGGCTGATGCCATCCCACTAACGGCTGGTTTCTctactcccacagcccatgaggcccctcggggcatgacacccctcccgatggttccCGGTACCCTCACGATAGTTcgggtacactaccgaagtacccgaaacttttccggtgaccaaaacaggacttcctatatatcaatctttacccccaGGTCATTTCgaagatcctcgtgacgtccaacatctcattcgggactccgaacaaccttcggtcaccaacacctataactcaactataccgaaacgtcatcgaaacataagtgtgcagaccctccggtttcgagaactatgcagacatgacctgagacactctctagtcaaaaaacaatagcgggacctggatttacatattgtctcctacatattctatgaagatctctatcggttgaacctctatgtcaaggattcactgaatcccgtatgttgttccctttgtccttcggtatgttacttgcccgagattcgatcgtcggtatctccatacctagttcattctcgttaccggcaagtctctttacttgttccataatacaaggtcccatgactaactccttagtcacattgtttgcaaggtttgttttgatgttgtattatcgagggggggcctgagatacctctccgtcacacggagtgacaaatcccagtcttaatccatgccaacccaacagacaccttcggagatacctgtagagcacctaaaagtcacccaataacgttgcgaagtttgatacacaaaagTTATTCCtctggtattcgggagttgcatgatctcatgacttgcaaaaaacagtaacaataaactgatacgatcatatgcttgtttgggacttgtccatcacatcattctcctaatgatgtcatcctgttataaagtgacaacacttgtctatggccaggaaaccttgaccatctttgaaaaacgagctagtcaactagaggctcactgggacagtgtgttgtctatgtatacacacatgtatttgagtttccaatcaatacaattctagcatggataataaacaattatcatgaacaaggagatataataataaccaatttattattgcctcttgggcatatttccaacaacacttcccaaggaagacaattaaaccaCGTTATGGATTTATCACGATGGCTACTTATGGGTGTTGTGCCAAAGATGGCAACACTTGAAACTTTGTGTTATGCCTAGCTACAGGCATaacacgatagcgcttgttgggaggcaacccaacagttATCATACTTTTATTGTTCTGTTTTCTTATTGTGCAACATAAAATGACTATAactactgtaatgattgtgtttttctgtttaaattattgtttgttccaagtaaaacctttgggatgatttgaatgataagtagaattgatacgatacAAAAATGGGAATTTTATTGTCCAATGCaaaatttctttgattttactggATTGCCTTTTAGATCTGGCTTATTTACACATTATTGCTATACAAGTTcctcaattttttctattttttcatattTTGCAGTGTTATAGAAGTATGGTGTCTTTGCTGATCActtcagattgttctgttttagaaaAAATCTGATTTTGCTTGcacagtttgcttgttttgatgatgctatggattatatcggggggtataagtaaTGGAGAATTTAGAaatagtaccttatgcaataataaaatgggaACCAATTTATAGCAGTATTTAATATTTATGGTTCGCCTATCCTACTAAAGGATCTCACGTGTTTTCTGTTgacttttgtgtgctgaagttttcaagttttgggggtTATCGCgacggatgaaggaataaggaccgACAAAGACCCTAAGCCTGGGATTACCAAGCCATCCCAAGTaaaattctaggaagactcaagcgtctaagcttggggatgccccataaggcatcccctcttttgtctcaatctatatgtatgtcacttggagctatatttgtacTCATCATATGATACGAGTTTTGCATGTAGTGTCATGTATTATAATTTTCATTTGTATTAGATCTCCACAATATTTTTTTCCCGGACACACCCACATGAGAAGGACACATGTTCACCgatatttgttagaatactctatgtcctacacttatatgttttgagctaagcacatgctctagtacttcacttatatattttagagcacggtgacCTATAGATTCTATACAAATAATTCCACTCATAGTCTTGAgttaaatttgtttgagagttaataaatagcgaAAATAATTCTAAAGGTAATAAGACTAGtacaaaaaataataagtattcaaggagtgcataatcaaaaccgtcATGtaccacataaaagagaaattgtcaATTAATGATATTTATGTGGTAATATAAAAGGGAGGGAGTGCATTGTTGTTAGTTAGTACAAATATCAATAGTTGAAGGTTGTAatttgttgttcatctaaattgCTTATGGCATGGTAATGatttgtgagcattcttattccttgttgaaatcataTGGTTGTTTAGGTCGGGGTGCTCGattgttaactcctaccaacctcctccgtaGGGGCATGCgactagtactttgcttcgagagagctaataaaatcttacaatacgtatgtgagttatttatgactaatgtgaatccatgaagGTACGAACTCTCACatcctcatattttctagcctcttcggtattgtGCATTGCCCATTATCACCACGAGGATCAGTGCAAACTTCACTGGTGCATCTAAACCCcgcgacatgatacactctattacacataagccaccttatatcttcctcataacaaccaccatacctacctatcatggaatttacatagccattcagagatatatttccatgcaacttccaccagtaCATCATATGAATAGTACCCTCATCGTCATATTGCTTTGTATGATCATGtatctgacatagtatttgtggcaaagccaccattcatcattctTATACATGTTAGGTTAGattattgcacatcctggtaaacTGCTAGAGTAATTCATATAAAGTCATATCATTTAGTACTTTTTATATCGAGTttcaagtaaatagaagtgtgctacttttcattattagggcactgtaTCAGTGAGGAAAGGACGATGGAGACAATCATTCCCCCAAAAGTCGGGATGAGAGTCcggataaaaaaagaaaaaaataaaaaagggaaaaaagaaacagaaagacaaggagaaaaatgaataaataaatgagagaaatgaGAGAAATGAGAGAAGGGATACTGCTACTACTTCTTTTTACACaactgtgcttcaaagtagcaccatgtttttcatataaagAGTCTTATGTTTTGTAACTTTCATATGGTAGAAggattttttcattatagaacttggcttgtatatttgtacgacgggcttcctcaaatgccaaaggtcttcatgagcaagcaagttggaagcacacccacttagcttcagttgagctttcatacacttataactctagtgcatcggttgcatggcaatccctactcttcgcatagatatcgattgatgggcatctccgaaGCCCGTTGATCTGCGTGgttgatgcaagactttcttctccactttggcCACTTTGAAACCTACgaacatattctattccacctatatggtaTGTCCATGGTTCATTCTCATCTATTGAGTGaggaataaaaagttgaagcatgttaaaaagtacgatccaattgtctggcttaacaccgtggtgcttgacatttgtatttatgtgataAAGGTAGAGCCATGCCATGGTAATATGATAAAAGGAATGGGGGTAAACGTTCTTATGTTACATATGTTCATAGATATTACTATGattatgtttgttaattcatcagctCTCAATGATCACACCTgcaagagattacatgttgggtagcatgtcacatcaaaaaatctatttttctcatttacctactcgaagatgagcaagaattaagcttggggatgatgttACATCTCCAACTTacttataattttttattgttccttcctattatattatcattctagtgtGATTTTCAGAATTTACTTGCTGGT harbors:
- the LOC123408892 gene encoding structural maintenance of chromosomes protein 5-like: MAPACAAKRPKLEPSASASTSAAQHEHQRGDDDYVLGNIMEIELCNFMTYGRLVCRPDPRLNLVVGPNGSGKSSLVCAIALALATDPYILGRASSVGAFVKRGEESGHVRLSLRSQSQASDIHITRKIDANNKSEWLLDGATVPKKHILDVIKKFNIQINNLTQFLLQDRFCEFAKLTPIQPLEDTEKAVGNPNLPVQHRQLIERSRELRNIEVAIKQKEQTLNNLKALNAEQEKDVQRVRQRDKLFKKAELMKKKLP